Proteins encoded in a region of the Streptomyces violaceoruber genome:
- a CDS encoding salicylate synthase has product MSTGSRNIWEAWARSVPPLVCASTREPCHDPAATATRLARAGLAGQYVVYESEGGVWHFAAGSDVSVTADATGITARAAGRTWTSRTQRRPLTAFADALAALPPVSGLPDESGEERRFYGWAAFELAHLLHADPATAGDRPLLHALIPSVEVTLTGDSTVIRAVDEAWARKVADLLAEPAAEQTPHDEPARDRTEDVIAVGTAAYGRAVSRTVRDIRAGLLEKAVVSRQVPLPAEPRPDFPATYLAGRRANTPARSYVLDLGGYRAAGFSPETVLEVEDDGRVSTQPLAGTRALGADPAENERRRAELLSDPKEIHEHAVSVRLAWEEMAAVCRPGSVVVEEYMAVRPRGSVQHLASRVTGRLRPDAGPWDAFASLFPAITATGVSKRAALQALARHEEGPRGLYGGAVFRGSTSGALDAALVLRTLIGAGDEAWLRAGAGVTAQSSPERETEETCEKLRSVAPYLRFSLT; this is encoded by the coding sequence ATGAGCACCGGATCCCGGAACATCTGGGAGGCATGGGCGAGGTCCGTCCCACCACTCGTGTGCGCGAGCACCCGCGAGCCCTGCCACGACCCGGCCGCCACCGCCACCCGCCTCGCACGGGCGGGCCTGGCGGGCCAGTACGTGGTGTACGAGTCGGAAGGCGGGGTCTGGCACTTCGCTGCGGGCTCCGACGTCAGCGTCACCGCGGATGCCACCGGCATCACCGCGCGGGCCGCCGGGCGTACCTGGACCTCGCGCACGCAGCGGCGGCCGTTGACGGCGTTCGCCGACGCCCTGGCCGCGTTGCCGCCCGTGTCCGGCTTGCCCGACGAGAGCGGCGAGGAGCGCCGCTTCTACGGCTGGGCGGCCTTCGAACTCGCCCACCTCCTGCACGCGGACCCCGCGACGGCCGGAGACCGGCCGCTGCTGCACGCCCTGATCCCGTCCGTTGAAGTGACCCTCACCGGCGACTCGACGGTGATCCGCGCGGTGGACGAGGCCTGGGCGCGCAAGGTCGCCGACCTGCTCGCGGAGCCCGCGGCCGAGCAGACCCCCCACGACGAACCGGCGCGGGACCGGACCGAGGACGTCATCGCCGTCGGTACCGCCGCCTACGGCCGAGCGGTCTCCCGCACGGTCCGGGACATCCGCGCCGGGTTGCTGGAGAAGGCCGTCGTCTCCCGGCAGGTCCCCCTGCCCGCCGAGCCGCGCCCCGACTTCCCCGCGACCTACCTCGCGGGCCGCCGGGCCAACACACCGGCACGTTCCTACGTGCTGGACCTCGGCGGTTACCGGGCTGCCGGATTCAGCCCCGAGACCGTTCTCGAGGTCGAAGACGACGGGCGGGTCAGCACCCAGCCGCTCGCGGGCACGCGCGCCCTGGGCGCCGACCCGGCGGAGAACGAGCGCCGGCGCGCGGAACTGCTCAGCGACCCCAAGGAGATACACGAACACGCCGTGTCCGTACGTCTCGCCTGGGAGGAGATGGCGGCCGTGTGCCGTCCCGGCTCCGTGGTGGTCGAGGAGTACATGGCGGTCCGCCCACGAGGATCGGTGCAGCACCTGGCCTCACGGGTGACGGGCCGGCTCCGGCCGGACGCCGGACCCTGGGACGCCTTCGCCTCCCTGTTCCCCGCGATCACCGCCACCGGAGTCTCCAAACGCGCCGCGCTCCAGGCCCTGGCCCGCCACGAGGAAGGGCCACGCGGCCTGTACGGCGGGGCGGTCTTCCGGGGCAGCACCAGCGGCGCCCTCGACGCCGCCCTCGTCCTGCGCACCCTGATCGGCGCGGGCGACGAGGCGTGGCTGCGAGCCGGCGCCGGGGTCACCGCCCAGTCCAGCCCCGAGCGGGAGACCGAGGAGAC
- a CDS encoding ABC transporter ATP-binding protein: MIRQLYRVLGPEGSRPLNRLLVLQCAAAVLQGVAFALLVPVLRALLGPAPDDVWPWLTAFAGCALAHAVLQGAAVSGGFTVGSQLSRVLHQRMADQALRLPLGWFDTGRTAEFSRLAGQNVIQVMSTPAHLLRPFISSLLTPATLVAATFFFDVRTALVLLVCAPVLFAVQAASSAVMRRLDLGRDAAIGESADRVLEYARNQPVLRAFGRTAEGYGALDDALVAEARADRRLIARGLPGLVSFSFATRLVFALLLALGVSWQLDGSLTGPTLLALLVLLVRLIDGVSSAAEAGAGMRIARNTLERLGAVLDEPPFPQPAEPRTPRDASVEFDKVGFRYDGGADPVAGAAARPVLNDVTFRLPERSMTALVGPSGAGKTTIAHLLARFRDTTEGTVRIGGVDVREIDADDLADHVSLVFQDVYLFDGTIEENVRIAAPHADSGQLAEAAALSGLDRVVEELPEGWATKVGEGGARLSGGQRQRVSIARALLKDAPILVLDEATAALDQENEALFAQAVRALAARRTLLVIAHRLSTVVGADQILVLEDGEITERGTHDDLVAAAGTYASFWERRAQAHGWRLESAPS; the protein is encoded by the coding sequence ATGATCCGTCAGCTCTACCGGGTCCTCGGGCCGGAAGGCTCCCGCCCGCTGAACCGGCTGCTCGTCCTCCAGTGCGCCGCCGCCGTCCTCCAGGGGGTGGCCTTCGCCCTCCTGGTGCCCGTCCTGCGTGCCCTGCTCGGCCCCGCTCCCGACGACGTGTGGCCCTGGCTGACGGCGTTCGCCGGCTGCGCGCTCGCGCACGCGGTGCTCCAGGGCGCGGCCGTCAGCGGCGGGTTCACGGTCGGCTCCCAGCTCTCCCGGGTGCTGCACCAGCGCATGGCGGACCAGGCACTGCGCCTGCCGCTGGGCTGGTTCGACACCGGCCGCACGGCCGAGTTCAGCCGGCTCGCCGGACAGAACGTCATCCAGGTGATGAGCACACCGGCCCACCTGCTGCGCCCGTTCATCAGCTCCCTGCTCACCCCGGCGACGCTGGTGGCCGCCACGTTCTTCTTCGACGTCCGCACCGCCCTGGTGCTGCTGGTCTGCGCGCCCGTGCTGTTCGCCGTCCAGGCGGCGAGCAGCGCCGTGATGCGCCGGCTCGACCTGGGCCGCGACGCCGCGATCGGCGAGTCCGCCGACCGGGTCCTGGAGTACGCGCGCAACCAGCCGGTACTGAGGGCGTTCGGCCGGACCGCCGAGGGATACGGCGCCCTCGACGACGCCCTGGTGGCCGAGGCGCGCGCGGACCGGCGGCTCATCGCGCGGGGGCTGCCCGGACTGGTCTCGTTCTCCTTCGCCACCCGGCTCGTGTTCGCCCTGCTGCTCGCCCTCGGGGTGTCCTGGCAGCTCGACGGCTCCCTCACCGGGCCCACCCTGCTGGCGCTCCTGGTGCTGCTGGTCCGCCTGATCGACGGCGTGTCGTCGGCCGCCGAGGCCGGCGCCGGGATGCGCATCGCCCGCAACACCCTGGAACGCCTCGGCGCGGTCCTCGACGAACCGCCGTTCCCCCAGCCCGCCGAGCCGCGGACGCCGCGCGACGCGAGCGTGGAGTTCGACAAGGTCGGCTTCCGCTACGACGGCGGCGCCGACCCGGTGGCCGGGGCAGCCGCACGACCGGTCCTGAACGACGTGACCTTCCGCCTGCCCGAGCGCAGCATGACGGCGCTGGTCGGGCCCTCCGGCGCGGGCAAGACCACGATCGCCCACCTGCTCGCCCGCTTCCGGGACACCACCGAGGGCACCGTCCGCATCGGCGGCGTCGACGTCCGCGAGATCGACGCCGACGACCTCGCGGACCACGTGTCCCTCGTCTTCCAGGACGTCTACCTCTTCGACGGCACGATCGAGGAGAACGTCCGCATCGCGGCCCCGCACGCGGACTCCGGCCAACTGGCCGAGGCCGCGGCACTCTCCGGCCTCGACCGCGTGGTCGAGGAGCTGCCCGAGGGGTGGGCCACGAAGGTGGGCGAGGGCGGCGCGCGACTGTCCGGCGGACAGCGACAGCGCGTGTCCATCGCCCGCGCGCTCCTCAAGGACGCCCCGATCCTCGTCCTCGACGAGGCCACCGCCGCCCTCGACCAGGAGAACGAGGCGCTGTTCGCCCAGGCCGTGCGGGCCCTGGCGGCCCGCAGGACCCTCCTGGTCATCGCGCACCGGCTGAGCACCGTCGTGGGCGCCGACCAGATCCTGGTCCTGGAGGACGGCGAGATCACCGAACGGGGCACGCACGACGACCTGGTGGCGGCGGCAGGCACGTACGCCTCCTTCTGGGAACGGCGCGCGCAGGCCCACGGCTGGCGACTGGAGTCGGCCCCGTCATGA
- a CDS encoding ABC transporter ATP-binding protein, producing MKSQPPETGPDPVARTPAARTPAAPGAGTGSPPRPPRPLRELTGPVRNRLAVSVGLQTVAALAGVVPFIAVSEIAGRLTTGTPADGDTLWPLVALACAAGLLALACGTAAGALAHIADNDLQLALRRRLARHVGRLPLGRLTDRGTGEVKQAVQDDVSALHTLFAHTLLDVVAVLTAPVLALAYLFTVDWRLALVSVVPLLLGVLLFSRAMAGAAAQMAEFGAALGRISTAAVEFASGIAVFKSFGRGRKAHERFVDATEGFADFFSRWVRTTLVSSTAAVLVVAPAVVLLLLTVVGAVLVTQDWLTGAELVPFLLLGPAVAAPMGVVGPRIQQIRAGQAAAVRITQLLHAPTLPEPATPVLPDGHHVRLRGVTFSYDGRTDVLRDVDLDLAPGTVTALVGPSGSGKSTLASLLPRFHDVTAGTVTLGGADLRDIPATELYRRVGFVLQDVRLLRASVADNIRLGRPEATDEEVERCARAARIHDRVTALPDGYATELGTAVTLSGGEAQRLSIARALLADAPVLVLDEATAYADPHSEALIQDALSALAAGRTLLVIAHRLSTVRSADRIVVLEDGRVTEQGRHDDLVAAGGRYAALWDAQSSSADDIREGSAR from the coding sequence GTGAAGTCACAACCGCCCGAGACCGGCCCGGACCCGGTGGCCCGGACCCCGGCAGCCCGGACCCCGGCAGCCCCCGGCGCGGGCACCGGGTCACCCCCGCGCCCTCCGCGTCCCCTGCGCGAGCTGACCGGTCCCGTCCGGAACCGACTGGCCGTCTCCGTCGGCCTCCAGACCGTCGCGGCCCTGGCCGGAGTGGTGCCTTTCATCGCCGTCTCCGAGATCGCCGGCCGACTCACGACGGGGACCCCCGCCGACGGTGACACCCTGTGGCCGCTGGTCGCGCTGGCCTGCGCGGCGGGGCTCCTCGCCCTGGCGTGCGGCACCGCGGCCGGCGCCCTCGCCCACATCGCCGACAACGACCTCCAGCTCGCCCTCCGCCGCCGGCTCGCCCGGCACGTCGGACGGCTGCCACTGGGCCGGCTCACCGACCGGGGCACCGGCGAGGTCAAGCAGGCGGTGCAGGACGACGTGAGCGCACTGCACACGCTGTTCGCCCACACCCTGCTCGACGTCGTCGCCGTACTCACCGCACCGGTGCTGGCCCTGGCCTACCTGTTCACCGTCGACTGGCGCCTGGCCCTCGTCAGCGTCGTCCCCCTGCTGCTCGGCGTGCTCCTGTTCAGCCGGGCGATGGCGGGCGCCGCTGCCCAGATGGCCGAGTTCGGCGCCGCGCTGGGGCGGATCTCCACCGCCGCCGTGGAGTTCGCCTCCGGCATCGCCGTCTTCAAGAGCTTCGGCCGCGGCCGCAAGGCCCACGAGCGTTTCGTCGACGCCACCGAGGGCTTCGCCGACTTCTTCTCCCGCTGGGTCCGCACCACCCTGGTCAGTTCCACCGCCGCCGTGCTGGTGGTCGCCCCGGCCGTGGTCCTGCTGCTCCTGACCGTGGTGGGCGCCGTGCTCGTCACCCAGGACTGGCTGACCGGCGCCGAACTCGTCCCCTTCCTGCTGCTGGGCCCCGCCGTCGCCGCCCCCATGGGCGTCGTGGGCCCCCGCATCCAGCAGATCCGGGCCGGCCAGGCCGCCGCCGTACGCATCACGCAGCTGCTGCACGCCCCGACCCTCCCTGAGCCCGCCACCCCCGTCCTGCCCGACGGCCACCACGTCCGCCTGCGCGGGGTCACCTTCTCCTACGACGGGCGCACCGACGTCCTGCGCGACGTCGACCTCGATCTCGCGCCCGGCACGGTCACCGCCCTGGTCGGCCCCTCCGGCTCCGGCAAGTCCACCCTGGCCTCGCTCCTGCCCCGCTTCCACGACGTCACCGCCGGCACGGTGACCCTCGGCGGCGCCGACCTCCGCGACATCCCCGCGACCGAGCTGTACCGGCGGGTCGGCTTCGTCCTCCAGGACGTACGGCTGCTGCGGGCGAGCGTCGCCGACAACATCCGCCTGGGCCGCCCCGAGGCCACCGACGAGGAAGTCGAGCGGTGCGCCCGCGCCGCCCGCATCCACGACCGCGTCACGGCACTGCCCGACGGCTACGCGACCGAACTCGGCACGGCCGTCACTCTCTCCGGCGGTGAGGCACAACGCCTCTCCATCGCGAGAGCCCTGCTCGCCGACGCCCCGGTCCTCGTGCTCGACGAGGCGACCGCGTACGCCGACCCGCACTCCGAGGCCCTGATCCAGGACGCGCTGTCCGCGCTCGCGGCCGGCCGCACCCTGCTCGTCATCGCCCACCGGCTGTCGACCGTCCGCTCCGCCGACCGGATCGTGGTCCTGGAGGACGGACGCGTCACCGAACAGGGCCGCCACGACGACCTCGTCGCCGCGGGGGGCCGTTACGCCGCCCTCTGGGACGCCCAGAGCAGCAGCGCGGACGACATCCGAGAAGGAAGTGCACGATGA
- a CDS encoding class I SAM-dependent methyltransferase, with protein sequence MIDYYSTSAEFYELVATRHTASSGPPLTRVLTGLDVTHGPVLEIGAGTGRVTEVVAAALPEAEILAAEPSATMRAMLTSRVARDPDLRRRVTVVDGAAQDLVLPERLSAVVIFGVAGHLTVPERVALWKRLADRLPDGAPIVVELMGVSSPRHIPPVMSLRETIGRQTYEWWIGGEPTEGDAMRFTTTWKVLRDGRTVREVADSYDWHTFDVARLAREAGMTSRRITEAGGRPIPEIGVLVK encoded by the coding sequence GTGATCGACTACTACTCGACCTCGGCCGAGTTCTACGAGCTGGTCGCCACCCGGCACACCGCCAGCAGCGGCCCCCCGCTGACCCGCGTCCTGACGGGCCTGGACGTCACGCACGGCCCGGTCCTGGAGATCGGCGCGGGCACCGGACGCGTGACCGAGGTCGTCGCCGCCGCACTCCCCGAGGCGGAGATCCTCGCCGCCGAACCGTCGGCCACCATGCGGGCCATGCTCACCTCCCGGGTCGCCCGCGACCCGGACCTGCGGCGCAGGGTGACGGTGGTCGACGGCGCCGCGCAGGACCTCGTCCTGCCCGAACGGCTGTCCGCCGTCGTCATCTTCGGCGTGGCCGGCCATCTCACCGTCCCCGAACGCGTCGCGCTGTGGAAGCGTCTGGCGGACCGCCTGCCGGACGGCGCGCCCATCGTCGTGGAACTGATGGGGGTCTCCTCGCCCCGCCACATCCCCCCGGTGATGTCCCTGAGGGAGACCATCGGCCGCCAGACCTACGAGTGGTGGATCGGCGGCGAACCCACCGAGGGCGACGCCATGCGGTTCACCACGACCTGGAAGGTCCTGCGCGACGGCCGCACCGTGCGCGAGGTCGCCGACAGCTACGACTGGCACACCTTCGACGTCGCCCGCCTGGCCCGCGAGGCCGGCATGACCAGCCGCCGCATCACCGAGGCGGGCGGCCGGCCCATCCCCGAAATCGGAGTACTCGTCAAGTGA
- a CDS encoding thioesterase II family protein: MTAAFPARSSARAGRADSPWIRRWNEASASRLTLICLPHAGGSAGFYRPWAALMPPEVELVAIQYPGREDRFDDPESAGMGELVTAVADAVLPLLDRPYALFGHSMGSAVAWELAHELDRRRAPGPRRLFASGRAAPGTAVTGHLHRQDDDVLCAELARLGGTSREVLDDPGLRSLVLTAVRHDYRIIETHRPEARPPLSCPIHVLTGDADPELGERRSRAGAGGWADLTTARTEVRVFPGDHFYLTPRRREVVATVLRRMDPSLTTDARRTWPSTP, translated from the coding sequence GTGACCGCCGCCTTCCCCGCGCGTTCCTCCGCCCGCGCCGGGCGTGCCGACAGCCCCTGGATCAGACGGTGGAACGAGGCTTCCGCCTCCCGGCTCACGCTGATCTGCCTGCCGCACGCCGGCGGCAGTGCGGGCTTCTACCGGCCCTGGGCGGCACTCATGCCCCCGGAGGTCGAACTCGTCGCCATCCAGTACCCGGGCCGCGAGGACCGCTTCGACGACCCGGAGAGCGCCGGCATGGGCGAGCTGGTGACCGCGGTGGCGGACGCCGTGCTGCCGCTGCTCGACCGGCCCTACGCCCTCTTCGGACACAGCATGGGCTCCGCCGTCGCCTGGGAACTGGCCCACGAACTGGACCGCCGCCGGGCCCCCGGCCCGCGCCGGCTCTTCGCCTCGGGCCGGGCCGCCCCCGGCACGGCGGTGACCGGGCATCTGCACCGCCAGGACGACGACGTGCTGTGCGCGGAACTGGCCCGGCTCGGCGGCACGAGCCGTGAGGTCCTCGACGACCCGGGGCTGCGCTCCCTCGTCCTCACCGCCGTCCGCCACGACTACCGGATCATCGAGACCCACCGGCCCGAGGCGCGGCCGCCGCTGTCCTGCCCGATCCACGTGCTGACCGGCGACGCGGACCCGGAACTCGGCGAGCGGCGCAGCCGCGCGGGGGCCGGCGGCTGGGCGGACCTCACCACCGCCCGCACCGAGGTCCGGGTCTTCCCCGGCGACCACTTCTACCTCACCCCGCGACGCCGCGAGGTGGTCGCCACCGTGCTGCGCAGGATGGACCCCTCGCTGACCACGGACGCGCGGCGCACCTGGCCGAGCACCCCGTGA
- a CDS encoding cytochrome P450 has protein sequence MTPPESPTASHTPGATPPRDFPIQRGCPFAAPAEYAALRTDDPVARVTLPTRREAWVVTRYDDVRELLSDPRVSADIRRPGFPALGEGEQEAGARFRPFIRTDAPEHTRYRRMLLPAFTVRRVRAMRPAVQARVDEILDGMLAAGGPVDLVSAYANAVSTSVICELLGIPRHDLEFFRDVTRISGSRNSTAEQVSEALGGLFGLLGGLVAERREEPRDDLISKLVTDHLVPGNVTTEQLLSTLGITINAGRETTTSMIALSTLLLLDRPELPAELRKAPDLMPAAVDELLRVLSVADSIPLRVAAEDIELSGRTVPADDGVIALLAGANHDPEQFDDPERVDFHRTDNHHVAFGYGVHQCVGQHLARLELEVALETLLRRVPTLRLAGERDQVVVKHDSATFGLEELMVTW, from the coding sequence ATGACACCCCCCGAATCCCCGACGGCCTCCCACACCCCCGGCGCCACCCCGCCCCGCGACTTCCCGATCCAGCGCGGCTGCCCCTTCGCCGCGCCCGCGGAGTACGCCGCGCTGCGCACCGACGACCCGGTCGCCCGCGTCACCCTGCCGACCCGGCGGGAAGCCTGGGTGGTGACCCGCTACGACGACGTACGGGAACTGCTCTCCGACCCGCGCGTGAGCGCCGACATCCGCCGCCCGGGCTTCCCCGCCCTCGGAGAGGGCGAGCAGGAGGCCGGGGCCAGGTTCCGTCCCTTCATCCGCACCGACGCCCCCGAGCACACCCGCTACCGGCGCATGCTCCTGCCGGCGTTCACCGTGCGCCGGGTCCGCGCGATGCGGCCCGCCGTACAGGCACGGGTGGACGAGATCCTGGACGGCATGCTGGCCGCCGGCGGCCCGGTGGACCTCGTGAGCGCGTACGCCAACGCCGTCTCCACGTCGGTGATCTGCGAACTGCTCGGCATCCCGCGGCACGACCTGGAGTTCTTCCGGGACGTCACCCGGATCTCCGGCTCCCGCAACAGCACAGCCGAGCAGGTCTCCGAGGCCCTCGGCGGCCTGTTCGGCCTGCTCGGCGGGCTGGTCGCCGAGCGCCGGGAGGAACCCCGCGACGACCTGATCTCGAAGCTCGTCACCGACCACCTGGTCCCCGGCAACGTGACGACGGAGCAGCTGCTGTCCACCCTCGGCATCACCATCAACGCCGGCCGCGAGACCACCACCAGCATGATCGCCCTGAGTACCCTGCTCCTCCTGGACCGTCCGGAGCTGCCGGCGGAACTGCGCAAGGCCCCCGACCTGATGCCCGCGGCCGTCGACGAACTCCTGCGCGTGCTGTCCGTCGCCGACTCGATTCCGCTGCGCGTCGCCGCCGAGGACATCGAGCTGTCCGGCCGCACCGTCCCCGCCGACGACGGCGTCATCGCGCTCCTGGCCGGTGCCAACCACGACCCCGAGCAGTTCGACGACCCCGAGCGGGTCGACTTCCACCGCACGGACAACCACCACGTGGCCTTCGGCTACGGAGTGCACCAGTGCGTCGGCCAGCACCTGGCGCGGCTGGAGCTGGAGGTCGCCCTGGAGACACTCCTCCGCCGCGTCCCCACGCTGCGCCTCGCGGGGGAGCGGGACCAGGTCGTCGTCAAGCACGACTCGGCCACCTTCGGCCTCGAAGAACTGATGGTGACCTGGTGA
- a CDS encoding Gfo/Idh/MocA family oxidoreductase yields the protein MNTSTPFRVLVCGTNFGRFYAEAVHRRPGYAPAGILSRGSAASRACAERLGVPHYTDVADLPAGIDAACVAVSSAISGGQGTELARALMDRGIHVLQEHPVHLTELTDNLTHARRRGVQYRLNTHYPHVAPVRDFVEAARRLVAQQRPLFVDAATPVHLMHPLVDILGRAMGTLRPWRFADPAPLPADIGPQPVRSLHGMLAGVPLTLRVHHQLDPSDRDNHALHWHRISIGTEGGVLTLADTHGPVLWSPRLHVGRDTDRRFVLDGPGTGHLGLGTTAVVGTTGTFRTVFTDLWPEAVGHALDGLRAAVEQGGDALRAGQYDLAVCRIWTDLAARLGPPDIVRPATPRPLAVSDVFPAPRQTRADVHRTATDGADTHRTRVPSSASPYTPSAEFFDLVAAEHTATASAPAVAALLADADLSGGPVVDIGAGTGLVTEAVARARPDAEILACEPAVGMRAVLTSRVFSDPDLRSRVTVTADAAPGLELPDRVSAVLLCGVLGHLDADGRARLWRRLNRRLAPGGLVVVELMQFEEPLTLPETRLATATAGRHRYEWSFGGAPDETEDGVMRLHSTWRVYRDDATEAEREVHDSYRWAPFGLKDVVAESGMTARALPTRPGAPPLAVLTRAPDAPNTPAPVSTSTHG from the coding sequence GTGAACACATCGACGCCCTTCAGGGTGCTGGTCTGCGGCACCAACTTCGGCCGCTTCTACGCCGAGGCGGTCCACCGGCGCCCCGGATACGCGCCGGCCGGCATCCTGAGCCGGGGCTCGGCCGCCTCGCGGGCCTGCGCGGAGCGACTCGGCGTCCCCCACTACACGGACGTCGCCGACCTCCCGGCCGGCATCGACGCCGCGTGCGTGGCGGTGAGCTCCGCCATCTCGGGCGGGCAGGGCACCGAGCTGGCCCGGGCGCTCATGGACCGGGGCATCCACGTCCTCCAGGAACACCCCGTCCACCTCACCGAGTTGACCGACAACCTCACCCACGCACGCCGCCGGGGAGTGCAGTACCGCCTCAACACCCACTATCCGCACGTCGCCCCGGTCCGCGACTTCGTCGAGGCCGCCCGCCGGCTCGTCGCACAACAGCGACCGCTCTTCGTGGACGCCGCCACCCCGGTCCACCTGATGCACCCCCTGGTGGACATCCTCGGGCGGGCGATGGGCACCCTGCGGCCCTGGCGCTTCGCGGACCCGGCGCCGCTGCCCGCCGACATCGGTCCGCAGCCCGTCCGCTCCCTGCACGGCATGCTGGCGGGCGTACCCCTCACCCTGCGCGTGCACCACCAGCTCGACCCGTCCGACCGGGACAACCACGCCCTGCACTGGCACCGGATCTCGATCGGCACGGAAGGCGGAGTCCTCACCCTGGCCGACACCCACGGCCCCGTGCTGTGGAGTCCCCGGCTGCACGTCGGACGTGACACCGACCGGCGCTTCGTCCTCGACGGACCCGGCACCGGCCACCTGGGCCTGGGCACCACGGCCGTCGTGGGGACCACGGGCACCTTCCGCACCGTCTTCACCGACCTGTGGCCGGAAGCGGTCGGCCACGCTCTCGACGGGCTCCGCGCAGCCGTCGAGCAGGGCGGCGACGCCCTGCGCGCGGGGCAGTACGACCTGGCCGTGTGCCGCATCTGGACCGACCTCGCCGCACGGCTCGGGCCACCCGACATCGTCCGTCCGGCCACCCCGCGGCCCCTCGCGGTCAGCGACGTCTTCCCCGCCCCGCGGCAGACTCGCGCCGACGTGCACCGTACGGCCACGGACGGGGCCGACACGCACCGCACCCGCGTCCCTTCGAGTGCCTCGCCCTACACCCCGTCGGCCGAGTTCTTCGACCTCGTCGCCGCCGAGCACACCGCGACCGCGAGCGCACCCGCCGTCGCCGCGCTCCTGGCCGACGCCGACCTGAGCGGCGGCCCGGTGGTCGACATCGGCGCCGGCACCGGTCTGGTGACCGAGGCCGTAGCCCGTGCCCGGCCGGACGCCGAGATCCTTGCCTGCGAACCGGCGGTCGGCATGCGCGCGGTGCTCACCAGCCGGGTCTTCAGCGACCCGGACCTGCGCTCCCGCGTCACCGTCACCGCGGACGCAGCGCCCGGCCTGGAGCTCCCGGACCGGGTGAGCGCCGTCCTGCTGTGCGGTGTCCTCGGCCACCTCGACGCCGACGGACGGGCCAGGCTCTGGCGACGGCTGAACCGGCGGCTGGCACCCGGTGGACTGGTGGTCGTCGAACTCATGCAGTTCGAGGAGCCGCTGACCCTCCCCGAGACCAGGCTCGCCACGGCGACCGCCGGGCGGCATCGCTACGAGTGGTCGTTCGGCGGAGCGCCGGACGAGACCGAGGACGGCGTGATGCGCCTGCACTCCACCTGGCGCGTCTACCGCGACGACGCCACCGAGGCGGAGCGCGAGGTGCACGACTCCTACCGGTGGGCGCCCTTCGGGCTGAAGGACGTGGTCGCCGAGTCCGGGATGACCGCCCGCGCCCTGCCCACCCGCCCCGGAGCGCCCCCGCTGGCCGTACTCACCCGGGCACCGGACGCCCCGAACACCCCTGCCCCCGTTTCCACCTCCACGCACGGCTGA
- a CDS encoding saccharopine dehydrogenase NADP-binding domain-containing protein, giving the protein MTKPVIGVLGASGAVGRAAVRELRALGHTGLRLGGRTVSTLRAVAEEGPAGHDETVWADADAPDGLRAFTEGCDIVLNCVGPTYRLRATVASAALAAAAHCVDVAGDDPAAEDLLAAGDPARDGRTVVLSAGALPGLSSLLPRWLAGQGLDGTSALTAHCGGLETCSPTVARDLMLSLTSGGADGAAYGEALAAVRGGRRVPRALRTAEDTEHRSFPGRVALQPYLSQESERLATVLGLDRLDWYNVHPGPAVRALLNQLPGRLAAGDDPAELAGRLILAADLDLAGRKPWYVMDFELSGTASGRPATAGLTLRAASSYRLTAAVGALAVDAVLRAGVPAGVHFACDVLDPEAVVRHLREGNVADLRPTGAAVGADRVEEGVL; this is encoded by the coding sequence ATGACCAAGCCCGTGATCGGAGTCCTGGGCGCCTCCGGGGCGGTGGGTCGCGCCGCCGTACGCGAGTTGCGCGCGCTCGGCCACACCGGGCTCCGCCTGGGCGGCCGGACCGTCTCCACCCTGCGCGCGGTCGCCGAGGAGGGACCCGCGGGCCACGACGAGACCGTGTGGGCGGACGCCGACGCACCGGACGGCCTGCGTGCCTTCACCGAGGGCTGCGACATCGTCCTCAACTGCGTCGGACCCACCTACCGGCTGCGTGCCACGGTGGCCTCCGCCGCACTCGCCGCCGCGGCGCACTGCGTCGACGTGGCCGGGGACGACCCGGCCGCCGAAGACCTCCTGGCGGCCGGTGATCCGGCCCGCGACGGCCGCACGGTCGTCCTGTCCGCCGGCGCCCTGCCCGGCCTGTCCAGCCTCCTGCCCCGCTGGCTGGCCGGGCAGGGCCTGGACGGCACCTCCGCGCTGACCGCGCACTGCGGCGGTCTGGAGACCTGCTCGCCGACGGTGGCGCGCGACCTCATGCTCTCCCTCACCTCCGGAGGCGCGGACGGCGCGGCCTACGGCGAGGCACTCGCCGCCGTCCGCGGCGGCCGGCGCGTCCCGCGCGCCCTGCGCACGGCCGAGGACACCGAACACCGGTCCTTCCCGGGCCGGGTGGCCCTCCAGCCCTACCTCAGCCAGGAGAGCGAACGCCTCGCCACCGTCCTCGGCCTCGACCGGCTCGACTGGTACAACGTCCACCCCGGCCCCGCCGTACGGGCGCTGCTCAACCAGCTGCCGGGCCGCCTCGCCGCCGGGGACGACCCGGCGGAGCTGGCCGGCCGGCTGATCCTCGCCGCCGACCTGGACCTGGCCGGACGCAAGCCCTGGTACGTCATGGACTTCGAGCTGTCGGGCACCGCGTCCGGGCGGCCGGCCACCGCGGGGCTGACCCTGCGCGCGGCCAGCAGCTACCGGCTCACCGCGGCCGTGGGCGCGCTCGCGGTGGACGCGGTGCTGCGGGCCGGAGTACCGGCGGGCGTGCACTTCGCCTGCGACGTACTCGACCCCGAGGCCGTGGTGCGGCACCTGCGCGAGGGGAACGTCGCCGACCTCCGGCCCACCGGAGCGGCGGTCGGCGCCGACCGGGTGGAAGAGGGCGTGCTGTGA